A DNA window from Brassica napus cultivar Da-Ae chromosome C1, Da-Ae, whole genome shotgun sequence contains the following coding sequences:
- the LOC106365928 gene encoding potassium transporter 9, translating to MAERVETSVPEGENTIEERHVGAMWELEQKLDQPMDEEATKLNTTHRDKNKLSMLMLLRLSFQSLGIVYGDLGTSPLYVFYNTFPDGIEDSEDVIGALSLIIYSLLLVPLIKYVFIVCKANDNGQGGTLAIYSLLCRHAKVSLIPNHQRSDENLTTYSRTLLPEGSFSAKTKKWLEGKHWRKRALLVIVLLGTCMTIGDGILTPAISVLSATGGIKVNNPKMSSDIVVLVAIVILIGLFSMQHYGTHKVGWLFAPIVFIWFLFIGATGIYNICKHDTSVLKAFSPTYIYLYFKRRGRDGWISLGGILLSITGTEALYADIAFFPLLAIQLAFTFFVFPCLLLAYCGQAAYLVNNKDHYQDAFYASIPDTVYWPMFIAATGAAIVGSQATISGTYSIVKQAVSHGCFPRVKIVHTSKKFFGQIYCPDINWILMIGCIAVTASFKNQSQIGNAYGTAVVLVMLMTTLLMVLIMLLVWRCHWSLVLIFAVLSLVVELSYFSAVIFKFIEGGWVPLIIAAISLLVMSVWHYATVKKYEFEVHSKVSMSWILGLGPSLGLVRVPGIGLVYTELARGVPHIFSHFITNLPAIHSVVVFVCVKYLPVYTVPEEERFLVKRIGPKTFRMFRCVARYGYKDLHRKDDDFETKLFNKLLSFVHIETMMEPGANSSTYSSAYSVNQTQDATDALVHINNNNNHNSNNNNENNENNNMDMFSSMVDYTVSTLDTIVPVDSPHSRMSFRHSNTIEEEEEDELEFLKTCKESGVVHIMGNTVVKARSGAGLPKKIAIDYVYAFLAKVCRENSVILHVPHETLLNVGQVFYV from the exons atggcgGAAAGGGTAGAAACATCTGTTCCAGAAGGAGAGAACACGATAGAAGAAAGACATGTAGGAGCTATGTGGGAACTAGAgcagaagcttgatcaacccaTGGATGAAGAAGCTACTAAGCTCAACACCACGCACAGAGATAAG AACAAGTTGTCGATGTTGATGCTACTGAGACTATCATTCCAAAGTCTAGGCATAGTTTACGGAGATTTAGGGACTTCACCACTGTATGTGTTCTACAATACATTCCCTGATGGGATTGAAGATAGTGAAGATGTAATCGGAGCTCTTTCTTTGATCATTTACTCTCTTTTGCTTGTTCCTCTCATCAAGTATGTCTTCATTGTCTGCAAAGCTAATGACAATGGTCAAG GTGGGACTTTAGCTATATACTCGTTACTTTGTAGACATGCTAAAGTGAGTCTAATCCCGAATCACCAGCGCAGCGATGAGAATCTCACTACTTATAGTCGAACTCTACTCCCTGAAGGGTCTTTCTCTGCTAAAACAAAGAAGTGGTTAGAGGGTAAACATTGGAGGAAGAGAGCTCTTCTTGTCATTGTTCTTCTCGGGACTTGTATGACCATTGGTGATGGTATCTTAACCCCTGCCATCTCCG ttCTTTCAGCTACTGGTGGGATCAAAGTCAACAATCCAAAGATGAGCAGCg acatCGTTGTCCTTGTGGCTATCGTCATCTTAATAGGACTATTCAGTATGCAACACTACGGTACACACAAAGTAGGCTGGCTCTTTGCACCTATCGTCTTCATTTGGTTCCTCTTCATCGGAGCCACTGGTATATACAACATATGCAAACACGACACAAGCGTTTTAAAAGCGTTTTCACCAACATACATCTACTTGTACTTCAAAAGACGAGGACGTGATGGTTGGATCTCTCTCGGTGGCATTCTCCTCAGCATTACAGGCACAGAGGCACTATACGCAGACATTGCTTTCTTCCCGTTACTAGCGATACAGCTCGCTTTCACATTTTTCGTCTTCCCTTGTCTTCTTCTAGCATACTGTGGACAAGCTGCATATCTTGTGAACAACAAAGATCATTACCAAGATGCTTTCTATGCATCTATCCCTG ATACTGTGTATTGGCCTATGTTTATAGCGGCGACAGGAGCTGCAATCGTTGGGAGCCAAGCTACAATCTCAGGGACTTATTCTATAGTCAAGCAGGCTGTGTCTCATGGTTGTTTTCCACGTGTTAAGATTGTTCACACTTCTAAGAAGTTCTTTGGTCAGATCTATTGCCCCGATATTAACTGGATACTGATGATTGGCTGCATCGCCGTCACCGCTAGTTTCAAGAATCAGAGCCAAATCGGAAATGCATACG GAACTGCTGTTGTGCTGGTGATGCTTATGACCACGTTGCTGATGGTGCTGATCATGCTCCTTGTGTGGAGGTGCCACTGGAGCCTTGTCCTTATATTCGCCGTCCTCTCACTGGTAGTGGAGCTTTCTTACTTCTCGGCAGTGATCTTTAAGTTTATTGAAGGAGGATGGGTTCCACTCATCATAGCAGCCATCTCTCTTCTTGTAATGTCTGTTTGGCATTATGCAACGGTCAAGAAGTATGAGTTTGAAGTTCACAGTAAAGTTTCAATGAGTTGGATACTTGGTCTTGGTCCTAGCCTCGGTCTTGTCCGTGTCCCTGGGATAGGATTAGTCTACACGGAGTTAGCTAGAGGTGTCCCTCACATCTTCTCTCATTTCATCACTAACTTGCCTGCGATTCACTCGGTTGTAGTCTTTGTCTGCGTCAAGTACCTTCCTGTTTACACCGTCCCTGAAGAAGAGAGGTTTCTTGTCAAGAGAATCGGACCAAAGACATTCAGAATGTTCCGTTGCGTAGCTAG GTATGGTTACAAAGATCTGCATAGGAAAGACGATGATTTCGAAACCAAACTGTTCAATAAGCTCTTATCATTCGTCCATATCGAAACAATGATGGAGCCAGGTGCAAACTCAAGCACGTACAGCAGCGCATACTCAGTCAACCAAACACAAGACGCCACAGATGCATTAGTCcatatcaacaacaacaacaaccacaacagcaacaacaacaatgagAACAATGAAAACAACAACATGGATATGTTCTCATCGATGGTGGACTACACGGTATCGACTTTAGACACCATAGTTCCCGTTGATTCGCCGCATAGCAGGATGAGTTTCAGGCATAGCAACActatagaagaagaagaggaggatgaGTTGGAGTTTTTGAAGACTTGTAAAGAGTCAGGGGTTGTTCATATAATGGGAAACACTGTGGTGAAAGCAAGAAGTGGAGCAGGGCTTCCCAAAAAGATTGCGATTGATTATGTTTATGCGTTTCTTGCTAAGGTTTGTAGAGAGAATAGTGTTATCTTACATGTTCCTCATGAAACCCTTTTGAACGTTGGACAAGTcttttatgtttag
- the LOC106347286 gene encoding uncharacterized protein At4g15970-like — protein MEIYGKSKQWRARKGDSSTSGYKFAGVSIDEGKSKPVISTDGLFGRRDMIKVVLLVTTVTLSCLLFYKSANNPLNMVSLWKTDCYSSKTINETSLETVQKREPVSELERVLMNAAMEDNTVIITALNEAWVKPNSTFDVFRESFKAGIGTEILLKHVIAVCLDKHAYDRCIEVHPHCYLINVTDSDQLSGPNRFMTPGYLKLIWRRMDLLKEVLGLGYNFIFTDADILWLRDPFPRFFRDADFQITCDDYNGKPSDKNNHVNSGFTYVKANNRTLSFYKFWIRSSRKFPGKHDQDVFNLIKNKQFVLKLGINIRFLDTVYFGGFCQPSRDINVVNTMHANCCIGLDNKVNNLKAALEDWKRYVSLNTTVSETKWNIPPKCGY, from the exons ATGGAGATATATGGTAAG TCAAAACAATGGAGAGCACGAAAGGGTGACTCTTCTACCTCGGGATACAAGTTCGCCGGAGTTAGCATTGACGAAGGAAAATCTAAGCCGGTGATATCTaccgatggtttgttcggaagaAGAGACATGATTAAAGTCGTGTTGTTGGTCACGACCGTGACACTTTCTTGCCTTTTGTTCTATAAATCTGCAAATAATCCCCTCAACATGGTGTCTCTATGGAAGACCGATTGTTATTCTTCAAAAACCATTAACGAGACTTCCTTAGAAACG GTGCAAAAGAGGGAACCGGTATCAGAACTAGAGAGAGTACTGATGAATGCGGCTATGGAGGATAACACGGTGATCATCACGGCGTTAAACGAAGCATGGGTCAAACCAAACTCAACTTTCGACGTGTTTCGAGAGAGTTTCAAAGCCGGTATAGGAACAGAGATACTATTGAAACACGTGATCGCGGTTTGCTTGGATAAACATGCATACGATCGGTGCATAGAGGTTCATCCTCATTGCTACTTGATTAACGTCACAGATTCAGACCAACTCTCCGGTCCAAACCGGTTTATGACGCCTGGTTACTTGAAACTCATTTGGCGGCGAATGGATCTTCTTAAGGAAGTTCTTGGATTAGGATACAACTTCATCTTCACG GATGCAGATATCTTGTGGCTTAGAGACCCATTTCCCCGGTTCTTCCGAGACGCCGACTTTCAGATAACATGCGATGATTACAATGGAAAGCCATCAGACAAGAATAACCACGTGAACTCGGGATTCACATACGTTAAAGCAAACAACAGAACGTTGAGTTTTTACAAGTTCTGGATCAGATCGAGTCGAAAGTTCCCTGGAAAACACGATCAAGATGTGTTCAACCTCATAAAAAACAAACAGTTTGTCTTGAAACTTGGAATCAACATTAGGTTTCTTGACACGGTTTACTTTGGAGGGTTTTGCCAGCCGAGCAGGGACATCAACGTGGTTAACACAATGCATGCTAATTGTTGTATTGGTTTGGACAACAAAGTGAATAATCTGAAGGCTGCTCTTGAAGACTGGAAACGATATGTATCGTTGAATACGACCGTGTCCGAGACTAAATGGAATATTCCACCTAAGTGTGGTTATTAA